In one window of Gossypium hirsutum isolate 1008001.06 chromosome A01, Gossypium_hirsutum_v2.1, whole genome shotgun sequence DNA:
- the LOC107933887 gene encoding uncharacterized mitochondrial protein AtMg00810-like gives MKKEDDETQLIVSLYVDDLLVTGGNNAIMADFKGKIERMFEMSDLGKMSYFLGMELSQTQQGVFLSQKAFALKILNKFSMLNCKAASTLVVVGENLTSQGDFERVAESTYKSLVGCLLFIYCYNASYFQVAKRVLKYIKGTLSFEMMFTKVDSIKLLGYADNDWAGSMDGMKSTTGYLFTQPFFVGVRRSKMLFLNQMLKQNMWLLQELLIKLYG, from the exons ATGAAGAAGGAAGATGATGAAACACAGCTCATAGTCTCCTTGTATGTGGATGATCTACTAGTGACAGGAGGCAATAATGCCATAATGGCTGATTTCAAAGGAAAAATAGAAAGGATGTTCGAGATGTCAGATTTGGGAAAAATGTCctacttccttggcatggaatTGTCTCAAACTCAGCAAGGTGTTTTCCTAAGCCAGAAGGCATTTGCCTTGAAGATTCTGAACAAGTTCTCCATGTTGAATTGTAAAGCAGCAAGCACACTAGTTGTTGTTGGAGAAAATTTGACCAGCCAAGGTGATTTCGAGAGAGTAGCTGAGTCAACTTATAAAAGCCTGGTGGGATGTTTGCT GTTCATTTATTGTTACAATGCAAGTTATTTTCAAGTTGCCAAAAGAGTTCTCAAGTACATCAAAGGTACACTGAGCTTTGAAATGATGTTCACGAAGGTTGATAGCATAAAGCTACTTGGTTATGCTGATAATGATTGGGCTGGATCAATGGATGGTATGAAAAGCACCACAGGGTATCTGTTTACTCAGCCATTTTTTGTTGGAGTTCGAAGAAGCAAAATGTTGTTTCTCAATCAAAtgctgaagcagaatatgtggcTGCTGCAGGAGCTGTTAATCAAGCTATATGGCTAA